Genomic segment of Anaeromyxobacter sp.:
CGTCGCCCAGGAACTCCAGCCGCTCGTTGTCGGCGGCCACCGGGCCGCGCTGCTCGTTGACGAACGACTTGTGGGTCAGGGCCGCCAGCGCCGTGGCGCGGTCCCGCAGCGGCTGGCCGAGGCGCGCCTCCAGCGCCGCCACCAGGGCCTGCTCGTCGGGCGCCTGCGGGGCCTGGGGGTCGTCGGCCATGCGGGGCCCCTCAGCCGCGCAGCCGGGCCGAGAGCTCCTCGGCCAGCTGGTAGGGATCGGCCTTCCGGGCCGCGATCAGGGCCGCCACCTCGTCGAGCCGGCCGCGCTCCAGCTCCAGCCTTGCCAGCGCGCCGGCCAGCAGCCGCTCGCGCAGGATGGCCACGAACCCGGCCCGGGCCCGGGCCGTGTCGCGCAGGCGCCGCTCGCCGCTGGTGTCGAGGTGGGTCCGGTGCGCCTCCAGCGCCTCGGCCAGGGCGTCGATGCCGTCGCCGGTGGCCGCCACGGTCTTCACGATGGGCGGGGTCCACCCCTGGTCCCGCTCCAGCGGCGCCGGCGCCTGGCCGGCGGCGGCGTGGCCGGCGTCGTGGTCCTGCGGCGGGCGCACCGCGTGGCGCAGCTCCAGCATGCCCTGCAGGTCGCGCACGGTGCGGTCGGCGCCGTCGCGATCCGCCTTGTTGACGGCGAAGACGTCGGCGATCTCCAGCACGCCGGCCTTGATGGCCTGCACGTCGTCGCCCATGCCGGGCACCGCCACCACGATCACGGTGTGGGCGAACTCGGCGATCTCGATCTCGTCCTGGCCCACCCCCACCGTCTCGACCAGCACCACGTCCTTGCCCATGGCGTCGAGCACGGCCACCAGGTCGGCGGTGGAGCGGGAGAGCCCGCCCAGGTGGCCGCGGGTGCCCAGCGAGCGGATGAAGACCCCCGGATCGGTGGCGTGGTCCTGCATGCGGATGCGGTCGCCCAGGATGGCGCCGCCGGTGAACGGGCTGGTGGGGTCCACCGCGATGACGCCCACCGTCCGGCCGGCCCGGCGGTGGTGGGCGATGAGCCGGTCGGTCAGGGTGGACTTGCCGGCGCCCGGCGAGCCGGTGATGCCCACCACCCAGGCCCGCCCGGTGCTGGGCCACAGGGCCCGCAGCGCCGCCTCCCCGGAGGGCAGCCGATCGTCGAGATCGCGCATCAGCCGCGCCCCGGCCCGCACCTCGCCCGCCAGCACCCGCTCCACCAGGGTGGGGGCCATCAGTAGGACGCCGCCTCTGGCACGAAGTTGGCCACCAGGATGGCGGCCGCCATCTTGCGCGGGGCGCCCAGGGGCTGCCGCTGCCGATCGAGCTGCCGGTAGATCACCGCCCCCTCCTGCACCTGGTCGATGTGGATGAGGAGGCGCCAGCCCCCCTTCTCCTGGGTGAACACCGCCTCGAAGTCGGCCTTGGCCAGCACCCGGGCCGCGCCGTACGGGCGCCCGTCGATGTCGGTGCCGACGTAGCGGATCTCGTCCGGCCCGGCCTCCTCCACCACCACGCTCATGACCCACACCTCGCCGGCCACCGGCTGCAGGTGCTCGGGTACCACCCCGCCGGCCGCGCCGCCCGCCAGCGCCAGGTCCGCCTCGAGCGGCAGGGGCGGCTCGTCGCTGGCGCCCAGGGCCGCCGCCACCACCTTGCGGGGCCCGGGGAAGCTGGCCAGGTCGAACTTGTCGGACCAGACGTCGCCGCTCGGCCCGATGAGCCGCCCCTTGAAGCGGGTGCCCATCTCGCGGGTGGCCACGAAGCGGTAGCGGGTGCCGCCGTGCTGGAACTCCTGCACCAGCTCCACCATGGCGTTGGGCGCCAGCATGGCGTCGGCGCCGAAGACCTGCGCCAGCGCCTGCAGCGTCAAGGCGTTGCGGGGGGGCGGGGTGATCTCCAGGCTGCTCCCGCGGGCCGGCGCGGCCGCCACCGGCGCCGCCGCGCGGGGCGCCATGCCGGGCAGCTGGTCCACCAGCCAGAGCTCCAGATCGGTGGCGCTGGCGAACTGGCGGAGCTCGAGCGGCGGGAAGTCGTGCCCCACCTCCCACGGCTTGCCGCCCACCGGCGCCACCCGCGAGACCCGCACCCCGTCGACCCCGCCCAGCACCTCGAAGGCGTGGCCCGGGGTCTTGACCACCGCGCGCACGTGCAGCCGCTCCGGGTCGAGGGTGGCCTCCAGCTTGAGGGCCCGCAGCCGCGCCGCCACGTCCTGCAGGCTGGCCTGCAGCCCGGCCAGGCCGGCCGCCAGCGCCGCCTCCAGGCCGGCCACCCGCTCGTGGACGTAGAAGTCCACCGGGCCCAGGGCCGAGAGCGGCGGATCCACGAAGCGCAGCCGGTCGTGCCCCGAGACCAGGAAGCGGGCGCGCGCCACCCCCTGCCCGGTGACCGGGTGGGCCAGCCGGCCGGAGAAGGACAGCTCCCCCTCCAGCGTCTCGCGGTCGGCCGACAGCCGCACCGGCACGCCCAGGATGGAGAGCTTGCGGGAGGCGATCTGGTTGAGCCGCTCCCGCGGGATCTTCCCGATGATGGTGTGTTCGCCTTCGCCCATTGGAGTCGGGCGCCGGGGCGCCGCGGGGGCGGAGCCTACCTCAAAACGTCCCGGGAGATGACCAGCCGCTGCACCTCGCTGGTCCCCTCCCCGATCTCGCACAGCTTGGCGTCGCGGAAGGCCCGCTCCACCGGGAAGTCCCGCGTGTAGCCGTACCCGCCGTGAACCTGGACGGCCTGTCCGGTGGCCCGCATGGCGGCCTCGCTGGCGAACAGCTTGGCCATGGAGGCCTCCCGGCCGAAGGGGCGCCCGGCGTCGCACAGGGCGGCGGCCCGGTGCACCAGCAGGCGGGCCGCCGCCAGGCCGGTGGCCATGTCGGCCAGCATGAAGGCGATGGCCTGGTGCTCGCCGATGGGCTTGCCGAAGGTGCGCCGCTCCCTGGCGTACCCGGTGGCCTGCTCCAGCGCCCCCCGGTGCAGCCCCACCGCCAGCGCCCCGATGGTGATGCGCCCGCGGTCCAGGATGCGCAGGGTGTCGAGGAACCCCTCGTCCACCGCCCCGACGCGCTGGTCGTCCGGCACCTCGACGTCCTCCAGGTGCAGCTCCCCGGTGTCGGAGGCCCGCATCCCCAGCTTGTCGTGGATGGGGCGCTGGCTGAAGCCCGGGGTCCCCTTCTCCACCACGAAGGCGGTGATGCCGTGCTGCCGGCCCGCCGGGCTGGAGCGGGCCAGCACCAGGAAGGTGTCGCCCACCGTGCCCTGGGTGATGAAGGTCTTGGTGCCGTTGAGCACCCACCCCTCCCCGCGGCGCACCGCGCTGGCCTGCAGCGCCGCGGCGTCGGAGCCGCTGCCCGGCTCGGTCAAGGCCCAGGCCGCCAGCTTCTCGCCGCGGGCCAGGGGCGGCAGCCAGCGCCGCTTCTGGGCCTCGGTGCCGAAGCGCACCAGGTGGCCCTGCCCCAGGCCGTTGTGCGAGGCCACCGTCAGGGCCAGCGCCCCGTCGAAGCGCGCCACCTCCTCCACCACCACCGCGGTGGCCAGCGCCCCCAGCCCGGCCCCGCCGTAGGCCTCCGGCACGGCGATGCCCATCAGCCCCAGCTCGCCGAGGGCCCGCACCACCTGGTGGGGGAAGGCGGCCGCCTCGTCCCAGGCGCGGGCGTGCGGCGCCACCTCGCGCAGGCAGAACTCGCGCACGGTGCGCTGGATCTCGGTCAGCTCCTCGGGCAGCTCGAAGTCCATGGTGCCTCCCGCCTCACACCGGGGTGACGCCGTGCTTGCGGCCGGCCGGCGGCTGGTAGCCCTCGGCGTAGAGCCGGTAGCGCCGCACCAGCTCCTGGCGCAGCCCGTCGCCGGGCACCACCGCGTCCACCACCAGCTCGCTGGCCAGCTTGAGCAGGTCGATGTCCTCGCGGTACTCGTCCCGCAGCGCCGCCACGTAGGCGGCCCGCTCCGCCTCGGGCCGCTCCTGGATCTTGTTGTAGTAGACCGCGTTGACGGCGGCCTCCGGCCCCATCACCGCGATCATGGCCTGGGGCAGCGCCAGGGTGGCCGAGGGGGCGAAGCCCGGGCCGTCCATGGCGTAGAGCCCGGCCCCGTAGGCCTTGCGGACCACCACGCAGATGCGCGGCACGGTGGCCTCCGAGACCGCGCTGATCATCTTGGCCCCGGAGCGGATGATGCCGGCCCGCTCCACCTTGGTGCCGATCATGAAGCCCGGCACGTCGGCCAGGTAGAGGAGCGGCACGTTGAAGGCGTCGCACAGCCAGACGAAGCGGGCCGCCTTGTCGGCCGAGTCCGGGAAGAGCACCGCCCCCTTCACCTTGGGCTGGCTGGCCACCAGGCCCACCACCCGGCCGTCCAGCCGGGCCAGGCCGGTCACCAGCTCCCCGGCCCAGAGCCGCTTGACCTCCAGGAAGGAGCCCTCGTCCACCAGCGCCTCCACCAGCTCCAGCACGTCGAAGGGGCGGTTCTGGTCGGCCGGCACCAGCGCCTCGATGGACCGGGCCCCGGGCCGGGGCGGGCGCGGCGGCGCTGCCGGCGGCAGCTCGCGGCAGCTGCGCGGCAGCATGCCGAACCAGCGCCGCGCCAGGTCCAGCGCCTCGGCCTCGGTCTTCACCAGGAAGTCCCCGCAGCCGGACACGCTGCAGTGCATGCGGGCCCCGCCCAGCTCCTCCAGCGAGACCTTCTCGCCGATGACCATCTCGGCCATGCGCGGCGAGCCCAGGTACATGGAGGCGTTGCCCTCCACCATGATCACCACGTCGCAGAAGGCCGGGATGTAGGCGCCGCCGGCCGCCGAGGGGCCGAAGAGCAGGCAGACCTGCGGCACCAGGCCGGAGAGGTGCACCTGGTTGTGGAAGATGCGCCCGGCGCCGCGCCGGCCCGGGAACATCTCCACCTGGTCGGTGATGCGCGCCCCGGCCGAGTCCACCAGGTAGAAGAGCGGCAGGCGCTGGGCCGCCGCCACCTCCTGCACCCGCAGGATCTTCTCCACCGTGCGGGCGCCCCAGGAGCCGGCCTTGACGGTCGAGTCGTTGGCCATCACCGCCACCGCCCGGCCCTCGATGGTGCCCAGGCCGGTCACCACGCCGTCGGCCGGCAGGTCGTGATCCAGGGCGTTGGCCAGCGCCCCGTCCTCCACCAGCGAGCCCGGGTCGAGCAGCAGCGCCAGCCGCTCCCGCGCGAAGAGCTTCCCCTGCTCCCGGTTCTTCTGGTGGTACCGCTCCGCGCCGCCGCGGGCCACCCGCGCCAGCTCCGCCTTCAGCCCCTCGTCGCGCTCCATCAGGCCTCCTCGCCTACTCGCCGGTGAAGACCGGCGGCCGCTTCTCCGCGAAGGCCCGCAGCGCCTCCTGCCGGTCCTGGGTGGGCAGGCA
This window contains:
- the meaB gene encoding methylmalonyl Co-A mutase-associated GTPase MeaB; protein product: MAPTLVERVLAGEVRAGARLMRDLDDRLPSGEAALRALWPSTGRAWVVGITGSPGAGKSTLTDRLIAHHRRAGRTVGVIAVDPTSPFTGGAILGDRIRMQDHATDPGVFIRSLGTRGHLGGLSRSTADLVAVLDAMGKDVVLVETVGVGQDEIEIAEFAHTVIVVAVPGMGDDVQAIKAGVLEIADVFAVNKADRDGADRTVRDLQGMLELRHAVRPPQDHDAGHAAAGQAPAPLERDQGWTPPIVKTVAATGDGIDALAEALEAHRTHLDTSGERRLRDTARARAGFVAILRERLLAGALARLELERGRLDEVAALIAARKADPYQLAEELSARLRG
- a CDS encoding acyl-CoA dehydrogenase family protein is translated as MDFELPEELTEIQRTVREFCLREVAPHARAWDEAAAFPHQVVRALGELGLMGIAVPEAYGGAGLGALATAVVVEEVARFDGALALTVASHNGLGQGHLVRFGTEAQKRRWLPPLARGEKLAAWALTEPGSGSDAAALQASAVRRGEGWVLNGTKTFITQGTVGDTFLVLARSSPAGRQHGITAFVVEKGTPGFSQRPIHDKLGMRASDTGELHLEDVEVPDDQRVGAVDEGFLDTLRILDRGRITIGALAVGLHRGALEQATGYARERRTFGKPIGEHQAIAFMLADMATGLAAARLLVHRAAALCDAGRPFGREASMAKLFASEAAMRATGQAVQVHGGYGYTRDFPVERAFRDAKLCEIGEGTSEVQRLVISRDVLR
- a CDS encoding acyl-CoA carboxylase subunit beta; translated protein: MERDEGLKAELARVARGGAERYHQKNREQGKLFARERLALLLDPGSLVEDGALANALDHDLPADGVVTGLGTIEGRAVAVMANDSTVKAGSWGARTVEKILRVQEVAAAQRLPLFYLVDSAGARITDQVEMFPGRRGAGRIFHNQVHLSGLVPQVCLLFGPSAAGGAYIPAFCDVVIMVEGNASMYLGSPRMAEMVIGEKVSLEELGGARMHCSVSGCGDFLVKTEAEALDLARRWFGMLPRSCRELPPAAPPRPPRPGARSIEALVPADQNRPFDVLELVEALVDEGSFLEVKRLWAGELVTGLARLDGRVVGLVASQPKVKGAVLFPDSADKAARFVWLCDAFNVPLLYLADVPGFMIGTKVERAGIIRSGAKMISAVSEATVPRICVVVRKAYGAGLYAMDGPGFAPSATLALPQAMIAVMGPEAAVNAVYYNKIQERPEAERAAYVAALRDEYREDIDLLKLASELVVDAVVPGDGLRQELVRRYRLYAEGYQPPAGRKHGVTPV